From a region of the Marasmius oreades isolate 03SP1 chromosome 7, whole genome shotgun sequence genome:
- a CDS encoding uncharacterized protein (CAZy:CE10; MEROPS:MER0034961) encodes MQGKTTMVPSITLFEKLALLSKILQLPLVLLYTLAISPFSDALKEKKLRRLLFEAYLRHITRTATVGQVQWALGSTTRIYRSWTRQWRVEPLLEDVSQSRKRLMWIGSKNTEKVVFYVHGGGFMLPISDYMLTFWLFVQREYAKRTGGKELAIVAMEYSIYPHTFPTQLTEITHALSHILNISRISPSNLHIAGDSAGANLILQLISHTLNPLPIDEIPPSPLTPAQPISGVLLISPWLSLDQPTPSYTQNDATDFLAAATLTRYGVKYLAGIRDSHVPYVKVLSAGEQWFDGIDELTDRVLVTVGGAECLLDDGVGVYHEIKASVSRGGRRVDVEVDVEDGGVHEDMMVDCAAFGKKLTAVGEKVVVWLMGE; translated from the exons TTGCAACTTC CTTTGGTACTCCTCTACACCCTCGCCATTTCCCCATTTTCGGACGCGTTAAAGGAAAAGAAGCTCAGACGGCTGCTTTTTGAGGCCTACCTTCGTCATATTACTCGGACGGCTACGGTAGGGCAAGTTCAATGGGCACTCGGGTCGACAACAAGAATCTACAGGAGTTGGACAAGACAGTGGAGGGTTGAGCCGTTGTTGGAGGATGTCTCGCAGTCAAGAAAAAGGCTGATGTGGATTGGGAGTAAGAATACCGAGAAGGTTGTGTTCTATGTTCATG GCGGAGGCTTCATGTTACCCATCTCAGATTATATGCTCACCTTTTGGCTGTTCGTTCAACGCGAATACGCCAAAAGAACGGGAGGAAAAGAACTTGCCATTGTCGCAATGGAGTATT CTATCTACCCTCATACCTTCCCAACGCAGCTAACGGAAATCACCCATGCACTATCACACATCTTGAACATTTCCCGCATCTCACCTTCCAACCTTCACATCGCAGGTGACTCTGCCGGTGCCAACCTCATTCTCCAACTCATCAGTCATACCCTCAACCCTCTTCCAATAGACGAAATACCTCCTTCACCTCTCACTCCCGCTCAACCCATCTCTGGCGTTCTCCTCATCTCCCCGTGGTTGTCTCTAGACCAACCAACTCCGTCTTACACCCAAAACGACGCCACAGATTTCCTTGCCGCAGCTACTCTGACGAGGTACGGAGTGAAATATCTCGCTGGTATTCGGGACAGCCACGTACCGTACGTGAAAGTTCTCTCAGCAGGAGAACAGTGGTTTGATGGTATAGACGAGTTGACGGATCGAGTTCTCGTCACTGTCGGTGGTGCGGAGTGTTTGTTGGATGATGGAGTAGGGGTGTATCACGAAATCAAAGCTTCTGTTTCGAGGGGGGGAAGAAGAGTGGATGTTGAGGTGGACGTAGAGGATGGTGGGGTACATGAGGATATGATGGTAGATTGCGCGGCGTTTGGCAAGAAGTTGACGGCTGTTGGGGAGAAGGTTGTTGTGTGGTTGATGGGGGAGTAG